Proteins from a single region of Macrotis lagotis isolate mMagLag1 chromosome 2, bilby.v1.9.chrom.fasta, whole genome shotgun sequence:
- the B3GALT2 gene encoding beta-1,3-galactosyltransferase 2, whose amino-acid sequence MLQWRRRHCCFAKMTWNAKRSLFRTHLIGLLSLVFLFAMFLFFNHHDWLPGRAGFKENPVTYTIRGFRSTKGETNHSSLRNIWKDSVPQTLRPQTATNANNTDLSPQGVTGLENTLSANGSIYNEKGAGHPNLYHFKYIINEPEKCQEKSPFLILLIAAEPGQTEARRAIRQTWGNESLAPGIQIARIFLLGLNVKLNGHLQRAILEESRQYHDIIQQEYLDTYYNLTIKTLMGMNWVATYCPHIPYVMKTDSDMFVNTEYLIHKLLKPDLPPRHNYFTGYLMRGYAPNRNKDSKWYMPPDLYPSERYPVFCSGTGYVFSGDLAEKIFKVSLSIRRLHLEDVYVGICLAKLRIDPVPPPNEFVFNHWRVSYSSCKYSHLITSHQFQPSELIKYWNHLQQNKHNACANAAKEKAGRYRHRKLH is encoded by the coding sequence ATGCTTCAGTGGAGGAGACGACATTGCTGCTTTGCAAAGATGACGTGGAATGCCAAGAGATCTTTGTTTCGTACACATCTCATTGGTCTActctctcttgtctttctttttgctatgtttcttttttttaatcatcatgaTTGGCTGCCAGGCAGAGCTGGCTTCAAAGAGAATCCTGTAACCTACACTATACGAGGATTTCGATCTACAAAGGGAGAGACAAACCACAGCTCCCTAAGGAACATTTGGAAGGATTCAGTCCCTCAAACTCTAAGGCCTCAGACAGCTACTAATGCCAACAACACAGACTTGTCACCACAAGGAGTAACTGGCCTAGAGAATACACTCAGTGCCAATGGAAGTATTTACAATGAAAAGGGTGCTGGACATCCAAATTTGTATCATTTCAAATATATCATAAATGAACCTGAAAAATGCCAAGAGAAAAGCCCTTTTCTAATACTACTTATAGCTGCAGAACCTGGACAAACAGAAGCAAGAAGAGCTATTCGACAAACTTGGGGAAATGAAAGCCTGGCACCTGGAATTCAAATAGCTCGCATTTTTTTACTAGGTTTAAATGTTAAGTTGAATGGCCACCTTCAGCGAGCCATACTGGAAGAAAGCAGACAATATCATGATATTATTCAACAGGAATATTTAGATACTTACTACAACCTGACCATTAAGACACTAATGGGCATGAACTGGGTTGCAACCTACTGTCCACATATTCCTTATGTTATGAAAACTGACAGTGATATGTTTGTCAATACTGAATATTTAATACATAAGCTATTAAAGCCAGACCTGCCTCCTAGGCATAACTATTTCACAGGTTACCTAATGAGAGGGTATGCCCCCAATCGGAACAAAGACAGCAAATGGTATATGCCACCGGATCTCTACCCAAGTGAGCGTTACCCTGTGTTCTGTTCTGGAACTGGTTATGTTTTTTCTGGAGATTTagcagaaaagatttttaaagtttctttaagCATCAGACGTTTGCATTTAGAAGATGTATATGTGGGGATCTGTCTTGCCAAGTTGAGAATTGatcctgtccccccccccaacGAATTTGTCTTCAATCACTGGCGAGTTTCTTACTCAAGCTGTAAATACAGTCACCTAATTACCTCTCATCAGTTCCAGCCTAGTGAACTGATAAAATACTGGAACCACTTACAACAAAATAAGCACAACGCCTGTGCCAATGCAGCAAAAGAAAAGGCAGGCAGGTATCGTCATCGTAAACTGCACTAG